A window of Fibrobacter sp. genomic DNA:
TGCTTCTAGCCAGAGAGGCTGAGAGCTCGTCGAAGACGAGTAGCGACGAGAACAATCTGGCTACCCCGATACGAGAAAGGCACCCCTTGTGGGGCTCGCTGGCTCGTCGTTTCTGAAATGGCTTTTTTTCAAAAATGTGTCACCAAACATTGCAAATATGAACATTAGTGACAAAATTTTTGAATAAATTAATGGAATTTAGCCTTCAAAGCGTTGGCCATCGGGTGTTTTCTTGAATTCTATTAATAAAACCATCTAAAAATGAATGACTTTTGCTTATTATCCTACAAACAAACTAAAAATTATGCCACTAAATGAGAAAGTATATGAATATAGTGACAAAAAAACAAATTTTACCTGTTTCTACGTTCTTCGGTATCCTCTTTATATATTTTTACTTAGTATTGAATCGCCTTGTGGGCTGATATAATCCCCCCTTGGTGAAAGGAATCGAAAAGATGCATTCTTTAATTAGCAAGATTTTTGCCGGTCTTACCGCATTTCTGTGGGCCGACAAGAAAAGACTTTTCTTGGGCTTGTTTGCCAGTTTTTGGGCAATCCAGCAGACTGCCTGCACCTATGGCTGCAGCGGCCAATGCCCCGAAGAAACGTGCGACCCTGCGCTTAGATGCAGTCCCGTGTACGATAGTTCAAATTCAGGTAGCGAACCCACGTCCTATATGTGCAAAAATGGCGAAACGGTTTCTGTTGAAGAAGGTAAGCGCCGCAACAAAGAATGCATCGACAGTGTTTACGAGTTTGAACAGTATTAACTTGTACGAGAGCTCCCGTATGGGGGCTTTTTTCATATATTGTGGCTGAGGTAATTATGAATTATTCAGAAGTTCTTGAAAACGCAAAGAAGAACATTGGCCCCAACTGCAAGGTTTGCCCCGTCTGTAACGGCCTTGCCTGTGGCAATACTATGCCGGGCCCCGGTTCCAAGGCTCCGGGCAACGGTGCCAATGATAACTACAAGGCTTGGCGAAACATCAAGCTGAATGTGGATACTTTCGTTCCCAACACTCCCATTGATACCAGCACCGATCTGCTGGGCCTCAAGTTGAGTTTGCCGCTGATTACCGCTCCCATCGGGTCTATCGCCATGCAGTTTAACCCCACCGACGACGTGGCGGATTTCAACGAAAAGTGCATGGCCGCCTGCGAAACCCGCGGAATTTTCCATGCCTACGGCAATGGCCGCGACCAGCGAGTCTGGGACCGCGCTATTGAATCGGGAAAGGCTCACGGCAACTGCGGCATTCCCGTTTTCAATCCCGGCACCAACGAAGGTATCGAGAAGCTGATGGACTTGTACAAGGATTGCCTCCCGCAGGCTATGTGCGTTGTCGTAGATAGCGCAGGCCTTCCGCACTTAAAGACCTTCAATGGCAAGGGCGGCGGTACCAAGACCGTCGAAGACCTGCGCGAACTGAAGGCTTACGCAAAAGTGCCCTTCATCGTCAAAGGCATCATGAGCGCCCGCACCGCCCTCAAGGCTGTTGAAGCCGGTGCCGACGCCATCATTGTTTCCAATCACGGTGGCCGCGTCCTGGCGGACACTCCCGCTACTGCAGAAGTCCTGCCGGAAATCGTTGCTGCCGTCAAGGGCGCCAACGTCGCAAGTCGCGCAGCGGGTGCAGTTTCCGGCGCAGCTCACCAGACCAAGATCCTCGTGGATGGCGGCATCCGCTCCGGCCTGGATGTGTTCAAGGCTCTGGCCATGGGCGCTGACGCCTGCCTCATTTGCCGCCCCGTGCTGATTTCCTACTACGGCGGCGGTCAAGAAGGCATCGAATGCTACCTGGATAAAATCAAGGCGGAACTTGAAGACACCATGTACATGTGTGGTGCCCGAAAAATTGCAGACATTAATCGTTCGATGATTCGTTTTTAGTTGTTATCACGGATTTTTCTTTTCTGGTGGACCGCAAATCCGATAGGATCGTGCAAACAGTTGTTTCAAGAACAACTCAGCACTCGGTCATGCCAGCTCAAGCAAGCTTGGCTGTCGCGACTCTCGTGCAAACGGTTGTTTGCAAAATGTTTGGTGTACTTGCATTTTTATTGGGCTATTAGTAGATTTATTGGTATGTCAGAAACCGCATTTGCTGAATATACAGAGAATGTTTTGTCGCTTACAGCAGAACAGCAGGCTGAGTTGCTTGCTGTTTTACTTGATGCAATGAGCGCAAAAGAAAATTCTACAATGAAAGGCAATATTGCCCTGTTCAAGAAATTTTCCGGATGCATCGATGCGGAATCTTTAAATATTCGTGAATCAATGAATGAATATCTTGATGCCCGGTATGGCGTATGAGAATCTTTGTTGATACTTTACGCTTATTGAATTAAAAAAGCTCCCCTCGAGGGAGCCTTTTTTATAAGCTGAATTTTACGCCGGCAGAAAATGATCCGACTTGTCCAGCACCAAGTTCAAAGAAGAATGATGTGTCTAATCCGAATTCGAAGCCGATTAAAGAGATGTGGAATACAGCTTCAACATCAAATGTGTCACTGTCAAAAATTGTGGCGACCCCGAATGCCAACTGGGAGTAACAACGAAAATCTGTCTTGTTGACCCAATTGAACTTTGCCTTGGGCATGAGCGAAATGGTATGCATATTGATATCATTTGCGGCGTATGCGTAAGTCAGGAAACCACCGGTTTCAAGAAGTTTTCCGACTTCAAATCCGTAGGCAATGTTGAATGAACTTGCCGTTATAAAGTCTACTTCTTCATCTTCGAAATCTTTATCGAAAGCATGTGATATTATGTTGCCAGACACAATAGTCATAGCATTGAGATTGAAATAACCATAGCTTATGCTGATATTCTGTTCATGGTCCGAACTAGCGAACGCCGATGCGTACGAAAGCAGTAAACCAAGTACGAAGATGATGGCTTTATTCAAAAGAATTAACCTTCGCAGTTTTCGTCAGCTTGGGGGTTGATGAATCTCGCATTTCCGATGGTGCGTTCTGCGATCCATTTCTGAACGCTTACGCGGGCGGCTTCACCAAGAATTTCCTTTTTGTTC
This region includes:
- a CDS encoding alpha-hydroxy-acid oxidizing protein, which gives rise to MNYSEVLENAKKNIGPNCKVCPVCNGLACGNTMPGPGSKAPGNGANDNYKAWRNIKLNVDTFVPNTPIDTSTDLLGLKLSLPLITAPIGSIAMQFNPTDDVADFNEKCMAACETRGIFHAYGNGRDQRVWDRAIESGKAHGNCGIPVFNPGTNEGIEKLMDLYKDCLPQAMCVVVDSAGLPHLKTFNGKGGGTKTVEDLRELKAYAKVPFIVKGIMSARTALKAVEAGADAIIVSNHGGRVLADTPATAEVLPEIVAAVKGANVASRAAGAVSGAAHQTKILVDGGIRSGLDVFKALAMGADACLICRPVLISYYGGGQEGIECYLDKIKAELEDTMYMCGARKIADINRSMIRF